GCCgtgatgtatttctgtaaatccaATCCTGATAAGAAAGTGCTGACTGCTAAATTCCTGCTCTTCACTCATACTGTGTTCTCGATTGGATGAGATCTGACTGCTACTGTTCAGTAGGGTTGGTGATCTTGCCTAGGAAGAGGATGCTCTTGGTGCTGTCCTCCACAATGAAGACCAGGAAGGGTCTGTTGAGTTTAAAGGTGTCTGGCAGAGACATGGGCATGATCTCTATAGTGGTGACAGCAGCTGCTTCAGTTCCTTTCTCGTCGACCTTGAGGACTGCCTGGTGGAGAACCTGTGGAGAAGTTTCACACATGCATGAGAGGTCTTGTCAAAAACTCTTGTGTCTTGTGTAGAAGGATTAACCCTCTGATTTCTTGACATACCTTCGAAACCTTCAGTTTGGTCTCCTCACTTATCCTTGAGAAGTCTGCCTTGTCAGAGAATGCATCAACTATACCGAGTTCCTTCAAGATGTCCCCAAGGCAGGAGGAGGCAGAGATGGAGAACTTGGGCAGGTACACATCCACAGAGCTGAAGAATAGAAATGTTGTTAGAGAATGGTGTAATAGATTAGAGAGTTTGGAgaaaacaggtttttttttttaccttctgtGCAGTTTGTCATGCCAGTATTTGAGGCCTTCCTTGCTGAGGTgtttctccacctcctccagcTTTCCCTCATTAGGCAGAACGATCAACAGGGAGGTGTTGCCTTTGTAGGGCAGCCGGATGACAGAGGTGAAGTTATCCCAATCCTGGTAGAAGTCATAGCGTCCGGTTCTTTTCATGAAGTCCACAGTCACCTTGGTGTTCTCGTCCACGTGGAAGTCAGCTTTGTGAGTTAGTTCTTCTTCAAAGGGCTTCTCCCATTTACCTAAGAAGATTCAAAGGTTTAAGATTTGGTATTTATGCAGTAATTGATCTAAGAAAGTAGTATTTTTTTTGCGAGAATATACCTCTGAAATAGATGTAGTTGAGGAGCACAATGACGGTATCTGCATCCAGGGTCTTGACCATGTCAGTGATGGTGTCCTTGGTCTTCTTGGCGATGAACTTGTTGACCTCTTTAACAGCAGCTTCAGGTTTGGAAAAGTCCACAGTGAAGGCCTCTGCACGGTAGAAGTGCTGAAGATCCTTCAGAAACTTATCGACAGGTTTGAAGCCTTCTCGGATAGCCAGACCACCTCCTGTCTCCAGCAGCACACCCTCCTTGTGGTCCAATATGTGCAGCAGGTGCTCATAGGCTTCATTGACCTGATCCTCTGTGAAGGAACTGTAGCCCAGAATGTTGAAGATTTGTGAGTGGGTCTCATCCTTGGCACCCAGAGCCAGCGTGGACAGAGCCAGTGAGATGCTCAGCGGAGAGAAGAAGATGTTCTTGCCTTTAGCGTCAGCTTGTTGGGAGAGCTTATTGTACAGGGTGAAGGCGAAGTCAGCGTTTTGAGATGAGAGTGTTTGGGATGAACAGTTTTTTCCACTGGGGTGGGGTTCATTCTTGTCATGGTGGAGATGGTGATGGTGATC
The sequence above is drawn from the Ictalurus punctatus breed USDA103 chromosome 25, Coco_2.0, whole genome shotgun sequence genome and encodes:
- the LOC108258028 gene encoding alpha-1-antitrypsin homolog precursor gives rise to the protein MCRKIQYCLTFALLLMVALADHHEGHDHGEHSADHHHHLHHDKNEPHPSGKNCSSQTLSSQNADFAFTLYNKLSQQADAKGKNIFFSPLSISLALSTLALGAKDETHSQIFNILGYSSFTEDQVNEAYEHLLHILDHKEGVLLETGGGLAIREGFKPVDKFLKDLQHFYRAEAFTVDFSKPEAAVKEVNKFIAKKTKDTITDMVKTLDADTVIVLLNYIYFRGKWEKPFEEELTHKADFHVDENTKVTVDFMKRTGRYDFYQDWDNFTSVIRLPYKGNTSLLIVLPNEGKLEEVEKHLSKEGLKYWHDKLHRSSVDVYLPKFSISASSCLGDILKELGIVDAFSDKADFSRISEETKLKVSKVLHQAVLKVDEKGTEAAAVTTIEIMPMSLPDTFKLNRPFLVFIVEDSTKSILFLGKITNPTEQ